The following proteins are encoded in a genomic region of Streptomyces collinus Tu 365:
- a CDS encoding DUF1963 domain-containing protein, whose amino-acid sequence MNSPDPRGPQAMLPALRDFCAEQVDAEVAARITELARPGFALTPAGPGEAAGNSRFGGRALLEPGIPWPACDGFPLSLHAVLDTDPLAPWLDGLFPPGTGLLNFFYLDTQSEQTHPDAWDPYGRYGFRTERALGCVLPARSAQAVEVDPPARASVFEPIPWAATYGLLLPHAFDPVWGTVDLGPELDEKTCGGSFVFLEEVFPRWSDRPPGVIEPPGPEDRVDLAFGRHQGTTGNGPHLPAGADPNDYHHLLQLTGNDQWNMGGDGGTLHWAMPTAALHVGDFSQAVPTPDLS is encoded by the coding sequence ATGAATTCACCGGACCCCAGGGGCCCGCAGGCCATGCTCCCCGCACTGCGGGATTTCTGCGCCGAGCAAGTCGACGCGGAGGTCGCCGCACGGATCACCGAGCTCGCCCGGCCAGGGTTCGCCCTGACCCCGGCCGGGCCCGGCGAGGCGGCGGGGAACAGCCGTTTCGGCGGCAGGGCGTTGCTCGAGCCCGGCATACCCTGGCCGGCCTGCGACGGCTTCCCGCTGAGCCTGCACGCCGTCCTGGACACCGATCCGCTGGCCCCCTGGCTCGACGGCCTCTTCCCGCCGGGGACCGGCCTGCTCAACTTCTTCTACCTCGACACCCAGAGCGAACAGACCCACCCCGACGCCTGGGACCCGTACGGCAGGTACGGCTTTCGCACCGAGCGGGCGCTGGGCTGTGTGCTCCCGGCTCGTTCCGCACAGGCCGTCGAGGTGGACCCGCCCGCCCGCGCCAGCGTCTTCGAGCCGATCCCATGGGCGGCAACCTACGGGCTCCTGCTTCCCCACGCCTTCGATCCCGTGTGGGGGACGGTGGACCTTGGGCCCGAGCTCGACGAGAAGACCTGCGGCGGCAGCTTCGTGTTCCTGGAGGAGGTATTCCCCCGATGGTCCGACCGGCCGCCCGGCGTGATCGAGCCCCCGGGCCCCGAAGACCGCGTGGACCTCGCCTTCGGTCGGCATCAGGGCACCACAGGCAACGGGCCGCACCTGCCGGCCGGCGCCGACCCGAACGACTACCACCACCTGCTCCAACTGACCGGGAACGACCAGTGGAACATGGGCGGCGACGGCGGCACTCTGCACTGGGCGATGCCCACCGCGGCACTGCACGTCGGCGACTTCAGCCAGGCCGTCCCCACCCCGGACCTGTCCTGA
- a CDS encoding MarR family transcriptional regulator: MVNDHGRRWGFLTSHAHVLLAIARDPGIRLRDIAAHCHIAERTVQSIVADLEHADYLSRERRGRRTRYTLRLDGMLHHPAEAHLSVRELLDIFPPHQRGDDEEDGPARTGSLRGLL, encoded by the coding sequence ATGGTGAACGATCACGGCAGAAGGTGGGGGTTTCTCACCAGCCACGCCCACGTGCTCCTGGCCATCGCGCGGGACCCTGGCATCCGTCTGCGTGACATCGCCGCCCACTGCCACATCGCCGAACGCACCGTGCAGAGCATTGTCGCCGACCTGGAGCACGCTGACTACCTGAGCCGGGAGCGCAGGGGACGCCGCACGCGTTACACGCTCCGCCTGGACGGCATGCTCCATCACCCGGCGGAGGCTCATCTGTCCGTCCGGGAACTGCTCGACATCTTCCCTCCTCATCAGCGCGGCGACGACGAGGAGGACGGACCAGCCCGGACCGGCAGCCTGCGGGGGCTGCTGTGA
- a CDS encoding VOC family protein, which produces MAGTPRARLHAYLSYDDAAAALDWLTATGFETTARRIGPDGTIVHAEVCMGDVALMIAGADRASTVAPLHGVSSGSGLYLWMPDAADVDGWYRRAVAAGARGVVIPEDTPWGGRRARVVDPQGHEWSAGTYRPGPAR; this is translated from the coding sequence ATGGCCGGCACACCGCGCGCACGACTGCACGCCTACCTCAGCTACGACGACGCCGCGGCGGCCCTGGACTGGCTGACGGCCACCGGATTCGAGACCACCGCACGCCGGATCGGACCTGACGGGACCATCGTGCACGCCGAAGTCTGCATGGGCGACGTCGCGCTGATGATCGCAGGTGCCGACCGGGCGTCCACGGTGGCCCCGTTGCACGGTGTCAGCAGCGGCAGCGGCCTGTACCTGTGGATGCCTGACGCCGCCGACGTCGACGGCTGGTACCGGCGCGCCGTCGCTGCCGGGGCACGGGGCGTCGTCATTCCCGAGGACACGCCGTGGGGCGGCCGACGGGCCCGCGTTGTGGACCCGCAGGGCCATGAATGGAGTGCGGGAACCTACCGGCCCGGGCCGGCGCGGTAG
- a CDS encoding alkane 1-monooxygenase, producing the protein MSRDADDARWRDPKRLWWPLALAVPTLPWQAGALVHLTGVAALWWWGPFFAFVLVPLFDLVAGVDGSHPPEAAMRRLEQDRYYRWCTYLYLPLQFAALVWACGQWAGGGLGVGGAIGLAATTGVVAGVAINTAHELGHKRERLERGLSRLALAQSGYGHFYVEHNHGHHVRVATPEDPASSRRGESFWLFLPRTVLGSARSAWVLERRRLRRRGRRTWSRHNDVLSAWALSAALFGVLGAVFGPAVLPWLLLQAVCGIGLLESVNYLEHYGLLRQRRADGRYERVTPRHSWNSDNTVSNLFLFQLQRHSDHHANPLRRYQTLRHFDEAPQLPAGYAAMIVLAWVPPLWRRVMDPRLLAHYGGDARLTHTRPAPGPAGPLRAPSR; encoded by the coding sequence ATGAGCCGCGATGCCGACGATGCCCGCTGGCGTGACCCCAAACGTCTGTGGTGGCCCCTGGCGCTCGCCGTTCCCACCCTGCCGTGGCAGGCGGGCGCCCTGGTGCACCTCACGGGTGTCGCCGCGTTGTGGTGGTGGGGGCCGTTCTTCGCCTTCGTTCTGGTACCGCTGTTCGATCTGGTGGCCGGCGTGGACGGCTCCCATCCCCCCGAGGCGGCGATGCGCCGCCTGGAGCAGGACCGCTACTACCGCTGGTGCACCTACCTGTACCTGCCGCTGCAGTTCGCCGCCCTCGTCTGGGCGTGTGGGCAGTGGGCGGGCGGCGGACTCGGCGTGGGCGGGGCGATCGGACTGGCGGCCACGACCGGTGTGGTGGCCGGCGTGGCCATCAACACGGCCCACGAACTGGGCCACAAGCGCGAGCGGCTGGAACGCGGGCTCAGCCGTCTGGCACTCGCCCAGAGCGGTTACGGGCACTTCTACGTCGAGCACAACCACGGCCACCACGTACGCGTGGCCACACCCGAGGACCCCGCCAGCTCCCGCCGGGGGGAGAGCTTCTGGCTGTTCCTGCCGCGGACCGTCCTCGGCAGCGCGCGCTCCGCATGGGTACTGGAGCGGCGCCGCCTCCGGCGGCGCGGGCGGCGCACCTGGAGCCGGCACAACGACGTGCTGTCCGCCTGGGCACTGTCCGCGGCTCTCTTCGGCGTTCTGGGCGCCGTTTTCGGCCCGGCGGTGCTGCCGTGGCTGCTGCTGCAGGCGGTATGCGGGATCGGCCTGCTGGAGTCGGTGAACTACCTGGAGCACTACGGGCTGCTGCGTCAGCGGCGGGCGGACGGCCGCTATGAGCGGGTCACCCCCCGGCACAGCTGGAACAGCGACAACACGGTCAGCAACCTCTTCCTCTTCCAGCTCCAGCGGCACTCCGACCACCACGCCAACCCGCTGCGCCGCTACCAGACCCTGCGTCACTTCGACGAGGCCCCGCAACTGCCCGCCGGCTACGCCGCCATGATCGTTCTGGCGTGGGTGCCGCCGCTGTGGCGCCGGGTGATGGATCCGCGGCTGCTGGCCCACTACGGCGGCGACGCGCGTTTGACCCACACCCGTCCGGCGCCGGGGCCCGCCGGGCCCCTCCGCGCGCCGTCACGGTAG